The following proteins are co-located in the Oncorhynchus clarkii lewisi isolate Uvic-CL-2024 chromosome 30, UVic_Ocla_1.0, whole genome shotgun sequence genome:
- the LOC139389981 gene encoding chemerin-like receptor 1, protein MVPPINSSDYDDYNDSVVIPSQSPVIYEMYQMRTGLRLMYVSVYSANLLLGLLLNAAVIFMIVWKYRSKKKLSRRMLIIGLAATHLIFCLFTPLYLITAWNYFSWTFGKVVCKLGSFVMFMNMFSASVMITFWNVRWCVPRCFEHHMSSSMVLLSWFTGAILSAPSLLSREVQYTVNGHVCLDNYDYTEQRRISKEGKERMMAVVSCRLIFGLLLPLGVTCVSRCCINSRGNNQVKSLVIRPVTIAHFLCWAPVLCLSMPQIAMGIDNKWFRYVLPTATALSVLNSCIYPIICIWQGNKELKHNFRSQPEETPQTEDEGEEGHEMTCLDREDNVLEQ, encoded by the coding sequence ATGGTTCCCCCAATCAACTCATCTGACTATGATGACTACAATGATTCAGTGGTGATACCATCTCAGTCCCCAGTCATCTATGAGATGTATCAGATGAGGACTGGCTTGAGATTAATGTATGTGTCGGTCTACTCAGCCAACCTTCTACTGGGTCTACTGCTCAACGCTGCCGTCATCTTCATGATTGTCTGGAAATACAGGTCCAAGAAGAAACTGAGTCGACGGATGTTGATCATTGGCTTGGCTGCCACCCACCTCATCTTCTGCCTCTTCACTCCACTTTACTTGATCACAGCCTGGAACTACTTCTCCTGGACATTTGGGAAGGTTGTCTGCAAGCTGGGGTCCTTTGTGATGTTTATGAATATGTTCTCTGCCTCAGTGATGATCACTTTCTGGAATGTGCGCTGGTGTGTCCCCAGATGTTTTGAACATCACATGTCCAGCAGCATGGTTCTGCTATCCTGGTTCACTGGGGCCATACTAAGCGCCCCCTCTTTACTGTCCAGGGAGGTTCAGTATACTGTCAATGGACACGTCTGCCTTGACAACTATGATTATACTGAACAACGCCGGATCTCTAAAGAGGGTAAGGAGAGAATGATGGCTGTGGTGAGCTGTCGCTTAATTTTTGGGCTGCTGCTCCCTTTGGGTGTGACATGTGTCAGTCGTTGCTGCATTAACAGCAGGGGAAATAACCAAGTGAAGTCATTGGTTATTCGACCTGTGACTATTGCCCATTTCCTATGCTGGGCTCCTGTCCTCTGTCTATCTATGCCGCAAATCGCAATGGGGATAGACAACAAATGGTTCAGATACGTATTGCCCACAGCCACTGCCCTGTCAGTCTTAAACAGCTGCATCTATCCTATCATCTGCATCTGGCAAGGAAATAAAGAACTTAAGCATAACTTTCGCTCACAGCCTGAAGAGACCCCTCAGACAGAGGACGAAGGAGAGGAGGGCCATGAGATGACTTGCCTGGATAGGGAGGACAATGTCCTTGAACAGTAA